The Coregonus clupeaformis isolate EN_2021a chromosome 3, ASM2061545v1, whole genome shotgun sequence genome includes a region encoding these proteins:
- the LOC121541728 gene encoding T-cell leukemia homeobox protein 1-like isoform X3, translated as MENTGIEEVNQTHQQHEPISFGIDQILNSTDQSSSCMLPNRTSDTDYTLAPNVYTNGYNSVYNPACSMAAGLAGSYNVNMNMNVSMNMNVNVNGGNAGGVIRVPAHRPMPPNPHPPPPTHPPCLAAGIPSVTSMPSMGNAANFTFPWMESSRRFAKDRLTAEQAEDRQAGDPSGRPGAPSALPGLCPLPKGDIGRVPTWSSMETLAKHYYPELAHLRDTGPLADYPFRKGTCPAALSPFSVTRRIGHPYQNRTPPKRKKPRTSFSRVQICELEKRFHRQKYLASAERATLAKALKMTDAQVKTWFQNRRTKWRRQTAEEREAERQQANRLMLQLQQEAFQKTLSQPLQQDPLCLHNSSLYALQNLQPWAEDNKLSV; from the exons ATGGAGAACACTGGAATTGAAGAGGTAAACCAGACACACCAGCAGCACGAGCCCATCAGTTTTGGAATAGACCAGATACTGAACAGCACTGACCAGTCCAGCAGCTGCATGCTACCCAACCGAACCAGCGACACGGATTACACGCTCGCCCCAAACGTTTACACCAATGGCTATAACAGCGTCTACAACCCGGCATGCTCCATGGCGGCTGGGCTCGCTGGTTCCTATAACGTGAATATGAACATGAATGTGAGCATGAACATGAACGTTAACGTAAACGGAGGGAACGCCGGTGGTGTTATCAGGGTACCAGCTCACAGACCCATGCCACCGAATCCGCATCCGCCACCTCCGACCCATCCGCCTTGCCTCGCGGCTGGCATCCCCTCAGTGACTTCAATGCCAAGTATGGGAAATGCGGCAAACTTTACCTTCCCGTGGATGGAGAGCAGTAGAAGATTCGCAAAGGACAGACTCACTG CGGAGCAGGCAGAGGACAGACAAGCAGGAGACCCCAGTGGGAGGCCAGGAGCCCCCTCGGCCCTGCCAGGCCTCTGCCCTCTCCCCAAGGGGGACATCGGCAGGGTCCCTACCTGGAGCTCTATGGAGACATTAGCCAAACACTATTACCCAGAACTCGCTCACCTGCGAGACACTGGCCCACTTGCAGACTATCCCTTTCGAAAGGGTACTTGTCCAG cagcccTTTCGCCCTTCTCCGTGACCCGGCGCATCGGCCACCCCTATCAGAACCGGACACCACCCAAGAGAAAAAAGCCCCGTACCTCGTTCAGCCGAGTGCAGATCTGCGAGCTGGAGAAACGCTTTCACCGGCAGAAGTACCTGGCGTCAGCGGAGCGCGCCACCCTGGCCAAGGCCCTGAAGATGACGGATGCACAGGTCAAAACCTGGTTCCAGAACAGGAGGACAAAATGGCG GAGACAGACAGCCGAGGAGCGTGAGGCAGAGAGACAGCAGGCCAACCGTCTGATGCTGCAGCTCCAACAGGAGGCCTTTCAGAAGACCCTGAGCCAGCCCCTGCAGCAGGACCCCCTCTGCCTGCACAACTCCTCCTTGTACGCCCTACAGAACCTACAGCCCTGGGCGGAGGACAACAAG ctgtctgtctaa
- the LOC121541728 gene encoding T-cell leukemia homeobox protein 1-like isoform X2: protein MENTGIEEVNQTHQQHEPISFGIDQILNSTDQSSSCMLPNRTSDTDYTLAPNVYTNGYNSVYNPACSMAAGLAGSYNVNMNMNVSMNMNVNVNGGNAGGVIRVPAHRPMPPNPHPPPPTHPPCLAAGIPSVTSMPSMGNAANFTFPWMESSRRFAKDRLTAEQAEDRQAGDPSGRPGAPSALPGLCPLPKGDIGRVPTWSSMETLAKHYYPELAHLRDTGPLADYPFRKGTCPALSPFSVTRRIGHPYQNRTPPKRKKPRTSFSRVQICELEKRFHRQKYLASAERATLAKALKMTDAQVKTWFQNRRTKWRRQTAEEREAERQQANRLMLQLQQEAFQKTLSQPLQQDPLCLHNSSLYALQNLQPWAEDNKIICGLLGVDRHTFSSTEMDNDQ, encoded by the exons ATGGAGAACACTGGAATTGAAGAGGTAAACCAGACACACCAGCAGCACGAGCCCATCAGTTTTGGAATAGACCAGATACTGAACAGCACTGACCAGTCCAGCAGCTGCATGCTACCCAACCGAACCAGCGACACGGATTACACGCTCGCCCCAAACGTTTACACCAATGGCTATAACAGCGTCTACAACCCGGCATGCTCCATGGCGGCTGGGCTCGCTGGTTCCTATAACGTGAATATGAACATGAATGTGAGCATGAACATGAACGTTAACGTAAACGGAGGGAACGCCGGTGGTGTTATCAGGGTACCAGCTCACAGACCCATGCCACCGAATCCGCATCCGCCACCTCCGACCCATCCGCCTTGCCTCGCGGCTGGCATCCCCTCAGTGACTTCAATGCCAAGTATGGGAAATGCGGCAAACTTTACCTTCCCGTGGATGGAGAGCAGTAGAAGATTCGCAAAGGACAGACTCACTG CGGAGCAGGCAGAGGACAGACAAGCAGGAGACCCCAGTGGGAGGCCAGGAGCCCCCTCGGCCCTGCCAGGCCTCTGCCCTCTCCCCAAGGGGGACATCGGCAGGGTCCCTACCTGGAGCTCTATGGAGACATTAGCCAAACACTATTACCCAGAACTCGCTCACCTGCGAGACACTGGCCCACTTGCAGACTATCCCTTTCGAAAGGGTACTTGTCCAG cccTTTCGCCCTTCTCCGTGACCCGGCGCATCGGCCACCCCTATCAGAACCGGACACCACCCAAGAGAAAAAAGCCCCGTACCTCGTTCAGCCGAGTGCAGATCTGCGAGCTGGAGAAACGCTTTCACCGGCAGAAGTACCTGGCGTCAGCGGAGCGCGCCACCCTGGCCAAGGCCCTGAAGATGACGGATGCACAGGTCAAAACCTGGTTCCAGAACAGGAGGACAAAATGGCG GAGACAGACAGCCGAGGAGCGTGAGGCAGAGAGACAGCAGGCCAACCGTCTGATGCTGCAGCTCCAACAGGAGGCCTTTCAGAAGACCCTGAGCCAGCCCCTGCAGCAGGACCCCCTCTGCCTGCACAACTCCTCCTTGTACGCCCTACAGAACCTACAGCCCTGGGCGGAGGACAACAAG ATCATATGTGGACTTCTTGGCGTGGACAGACATACATTTAGTTCCACTGAAATGGACAATGATCAATGA
- the LOC121541728 gene encoding T-cell leukemia homeobox protein 1-like isoform X1, which produces MENTGIEEVNQTHQQHEPISFGIDQILNSTDQSSSCMLPNRTSDTDYTLAPNVYTNGYNSVYNPACSMAAGLAGSYNVNMNMNVSMNMNVNVNGGNAGGVIRVPAHRPMPPNPHPPPPTHPPCLAAGIPSVTSMPSMGNAANFTFPWMESSRRFAKDRLTAEQAEDRQAGDPSGRPGAPSALPGLCPLPKGDIGRVPTWSSMETLAKHYYPELAHLRDTGPLADYPFRKGTCPAALSPFSVTRRIGHPYQNRTPPKRKKPRTSFSRVQICELEKRFHRQKYLASAERATLAKALKMTDAQVKTWFQNRRTKWRRQTAEEREAERQQANRLMLQLQQEAFQKTLSQPLQQDPLCLHNSSLYALQNLQPWAEDNKIICGLLGVDRHTFSSTEMDNDQ; this is translated from the exons ATGGAGAACACTGGAATTGAAGAGGTAAACCAGACACACCAGCAGCACGAGCCCATCAGTTTTGGAATAGACCAGATACTGAACAGCACTGACCAGTCCAGCAGCTGCATGCTACCCAACCGAACCAGCGACACGGATTACACGCTCGCCCCAAACGTTTACACCAATGGCTATAACAGCGTCTACAACCCGGCATGCTCCATGGCGGCTGGGCTCGCTGGTTCCTATAACGTGAATATGAACATGAATGTGAGCATGAACATGAACGTTAACGTAAACGGAGGGAACGCCGGTGGTGTTATCAGGGTACCAGCTCACAGACCCATGCCACCGAATCCGCATCCGCCACCTCCGACCCATCCGCCTTGCCTCGCGGCTGGCATCCCCTCAGTGACTTCAATGCCAAGTATGGGAAATGCGGCAAACTTTACCTTCCCGTGGATGGAGAGCAGTAGAAGATTCGCAAAGGACAGACTCACTG CGGAGCAGGCAGAGGACAGACAAGCAGGAGACCCCAGTGGGAGGCCAGGAGCCCCCTCGGCCCTGCCAGGCCTCTGCCCTCTCCCCAAGGGGGACATCGGCAGGGTCCCTACCTGGAGCTCTATGGAGACATTAGCCAAACACTATTACCCAGAACTCGCTCACCTGCGAGACACTGGCCCACTTGCAGACTATCCCTTTCGAAAGGGTACTTGTCCAG cagcccTTTCGCCCTTCTCCGTGACCCGGCGCATCGGCCACCCCTATCAGAACCGGACACCACCCAAGAGAAAAAAGCCCCGTACCTCGTTCAGCCGAGTGCAGATCTGCGAGCTGGAGAAACGCTTTCACCGGCAGAAGTACCTGGCGTCAGCGGAGCGCGCCACCCTGGCCAAGGCCCTGAAGATGACGGATGCACAGGTCAAAACCTGGTTCCAGAACAGGAGGACAAAATGGCG GAGACAGACAGCCGAGGAGCGTGAGGCAGAGAGACAGCAGGCCAACCGTCTGATGCTGCAGCTCCAACAGGAGGCCTTTCAGAAGACCCTGAGCCAGCCCCTGCAGCAGGACCCCCTCTGCCTGCACAACTCCTCCTTGTACGCCCTACAGAACCTACAGCCCTGGGCGGAGGACAACAAG ATCATATGTGGACTTCTTGGCGTGGACAGACATACATTTAGTTCCACTGAAATGGACAATGATCAATGA
- the LOC121541728 gene encoding T-cell leukemia homeobox protein 3-like isoform X5, with translation MENTGIEEVNQTHQQHEPISFGIDQILNSTDQSSSCMLPNRTSDTDYTLAPNVYTNGYNSVYNPACSMAAGLAGSYNVNMNMNVSMNMNVNVNGGNAGGVIRVPAHRPMPPNPHPPPPTHPPCLAAGIPSVTSMPSMGNAANFTFPWMESSRRFAKDRLTAALSPFSVTRRIGHPYQNRTPPKRKKPRTSFSRVQICELEKRFHRQKYLASAERATLAKALKMTDAQVKTWFQNRRTKWRRQTAEEREAERQQANRLMLQLQQEAFQKTLSQPLQQDPLCLHNSSLYALQNLQPWAEDNKVTSVTSLASVV, from the exons ATGGAGAACACTGGAATTGAAGAGGTAAACCAGACACACCAGCAGCACGAGCCCATCAGTTTTGGAATAGACCAGATACTGAACAGCACTGACCAGTCCAGCAGCTGCATGCTACCCAACCGAACCAGCGACACGGATTACACGCTCGCCCCAAACGTTTACACCAATGGCTATAACAGCGTCTACAACCCGGCATGCTCCATGGCGGCTGGGCTCGCTGGTTCCTATAACGTGAATATGAACATGAATGTGAGCATGAACATGAACGTTAACGTAAACGGAGGGAACGCCGGTGGTGTTATCAGGGTACCAGCTCACAGACCCATGCCACCGAATCCGCATCCGCCACCTCCGACCCATCCGCCTTGCCTCGCGGCTGGCATCCCCTCAGTGACTTCAATGCCAAGTATGGGAAATGCGGCAAACTTTACCTTCCCGTGGATGGAGAGCAGTAGAAGATTCGCAAAGGACAGACTCACTG cagcccTTTCGCCCTTCTCCGTGACCCGGCGCATCGGCCACCCCTATCAGAACCGGACACCACCCAAGAGAAAAAAGCCCCGTACCTCGTTCAGCCGAGTGCAGATCTGCGAGCTGGAGAAACGCTTTCACCGGCAGAAGTACCTGGCGTCAGCGGAGCGCGCCACCCTGGCCAAGGCCCTGAAGATGACGGATGCACAGGTCAAAACCTGGTTCCAGAACAGGAGGACAAAATGGCG GAGACAGACAGCCGAGGAGCGTGAGGCAGAGAGACAGCAGGCCAACCGTCTGATGCTGCAGCTCCAACAGGAGGCCTTTCAGAAGACCCTGAGCCAGCCCCTGCAGCAGGACCCCCTCTGCCTGCACAACTCCTCCTTGTACGCCCTACAGAACCTACAGCCCTGGGCGGAGGACAACAAGGTGACCTCCGTCACCTCCCTGGCATCTGTGgtctga
- the LOC121541728 gene encoding T-cell leukemia homeobox protein 3-like isoform X4 has translation MENTGIEEVNQTHQQHEPISFGIDQILNSTDQSSSCMLPNRTSDTDYTLAPNVYTNGYNSVYNPACSMAAGLAGSYNVNMNMNVSMNMNVNVNGGNAGGVIRVPAHRPMPPNPHPPPPTHPPCLAAGIPSVTSMPSMGNAANFTFPWMESSRRFAKDRLTAALSPFSVTRRIGHPYQNRTPPKRKKPRTSFSRVQICELEKRFHRQKYLASAERATLAKALKMTDAQVKTWFQNRRTKWRRQTAEEREAERQQANRLMLQLQQEAFQKTLSQPLQQDPLCLHNSSLYALQNLQPWAEDNKIICGLLGVDRHTFSSTEMDNDQ, from the exons ATGGAGAACACTGGAATTGAAGAGGTAAACCAGACACACCAGCAGCACGAGCCCATCAGTTTTGGAATAGACCAGATACTGAACAGCACTGACCAGTCCAGCAGCTGCATGCTACCCAACCGAACCAGCGACACGGATTACACGCTCGCCCCAAACGTTTACACCAATGGCTATAACAGCGTCTACAACCCGGCATGCTCCATGGCGGCTGGGCTCGCTGGTTCCTATAACGTGAATATGAACATGAATGTGAGCATGAACATGAACGTTAACGTAAACGGAGGGAACGCCGGTGGTGTTATCAGGGTACCAGCTCACAGACCCATGCCACCGAATCCGCATCCGCCACCTCCGACCCATCCGCCTTGCCTCGCGGCTGGCATCCCCTCAGTGACTTCAATGCCAAGTATGGGAAATGCGGCAAACTTTACCTTCCCGTGGATGGAGAGCAGTAGAAGATTCGCAAAGGACAGACTCACTG cagcccTTTCGCCCTTCTCCGTGACCCGGCGCATCGGCCACCCCTATCAGAACCGGACACCACCCAAGAGAAAAAAGCCCCGTACCTCGTTCAGCCGAGTGCAGATCTGCGAGCTGGAGAAACGCTTTCACCGGCAGAAGTACCTGGCGTCAGCGGAGCGCGCCACCCTGGCCAAGGCCCTGAAGATGACGGATGCACAGGTCAAAACCTGGTTCCAGAACAGGAGGACAAAATGGCG GAGACAGACAGCCGAGGAGCGTGAGGCAGAGAGACAGCAGGCCAACCGTCTGATGCTGCAGCTCCAACAGGAGGCCTTTCAGAAGACCCTGAGCCAGCCCCTGCAGCAGGACCCCCTCTGCCTGCACAACTCCTCCTTGTACGCCCTACAGAACCTACAGCCCTGGGCGGAGGACAACAAG ATCATATGTGGACTTCTTGGCGTGGACAGACATACATTTAGTTCCACTGAAATGGACAATGATCAATGA